The sequence TTGGCGTTGCTTGGTTGTTATGATTGGCAAGGTTTGCCCTCGTTGCCCCCTTGGTTGATGCTGTTACCTGCTGGGGGTTTCTTTAGCATCTATGAAATGTCCAGTTGGGCGAGAAGTAGCACCGTGCCGTTGATTATTGTCTTTGATAAAAAACCCATTTATCCCCAGGGATTTAATTTAGATGAATTGTATGTTGAATCCCCCAGCGAACGCCGTTATGAATTACCCCAAAAAGGAGATTGGACAGATATTTTTGTCTGGCTAGATCAGGGGTTCAAATTCGCAGAAACTTGGAACCTTACCCCATTCAGACCGGAGGGTTTAATCGAGGCGGAACAATGGATTTTGCAACGGCAGGAAGAAACCGGGGATTGGGGGGGCATTCAACCGGCGATGGTCAATTCGCTCTTGGCGTTACGTTGTCTGGACTATGACTTGGCGGAACCGGCGGTGGTGCGGGGGTTTCAAGCGGTTGAGAAGTTCTGTGTTGAGCGTGAACGTGAATACTGGATGCAACCCTGTGTCTCGCCGGTGTGGGATACGGCTTTGACGGTGCGGGCGTTGGTGGACAGTGGGTTGGCTCCCGACCATCCAGCCCTGGTGCGAGCGGGGCAATGGTTATTACAAAAGCAGATTTTGAATACCTACGGGGATTGGGCGGTGAAAAATCCCCATGCCCGTCCGGGGGGTTGGGCGTTTGAGTTTGATAACCGCTATTACCCGGATGTGGACGATACGGCGGTGGTGGTGATGGCTTTGGCACAAATCCGTTTGCCCAATGAACGGGAGAAACAGCAGGCGATCCGGCGGGCAGTGGATTGGATTGTGTCTATGCAATGTACTAATGGTTCCTGGGGGGCTTTTGACAAGGACAACAACCAGGAATGGCTGAATGCTCTGCCCTATGGGGATTTGCGGGCGATGATTGACCCTGGCACGGCGGATGTGACCGCACGGGTGTTGGAAATGGCGCATTACCCAGGGGCGAGTTTGCCGCTCCCGGTGTACCAACGGGCGGTGCATTATTTACTCCAAGTCCAGGAGCCGACGGGGAGTTGGTTTGGGCGGTGGGGGGTGAATTACATTTACGGGACAAGTGGGGTGTTGGCGGCGTTGCGGGGGGAACCGATTGCCGAACGGGCGTGCCAGCGGGGGCGGACGTGGTTGTTGGCGCACCAAAATCCCGATGGGGGGTGGGGGGAAACCTGCCGCAGTTACCAAGACCCGTCTTTG comes from Synechococcus sp. C9 and encodes:
- the shc gene encoding squalene--hopene cyclase translates to MTTVDLAKLKQSISRSHDYLLSLQHPDGYWWATLESNVTMTAELVLLYFIWGIPERLPLEKIKTYILNQQREHGGWELYYDDGGDLNCTIEAYMALRLLGCSANEPALAKAKTLILSRGGVTRARIFTKLNLALLGCYDWQGLPSLPPWLMLLPAGGFFSIYEMSSWARSSTVPLIIVFDKKPIYPQGFNLDELYVESPSERRYELPQKGDWTDIFVWLDQGFKFAETWNLTPFRPEGLIEAEQWILQRQEETGDWGGIQPAMVNSLLALRCLDYDLAEPAVVRGFQAVEKFCVEREREYWMQPCVSPVWDTALTVRALVDSGLAPDHPALVRAGQWLLQKQILNTYGDWAVKNPHARPGGWAFEFDNRYYPDVDDTAVVVMALAQIRLPNEREKQQAIRRAVDWIVSMQCTNGSWGAFDKDNNQEWLNALPYGDLRAMIDPGTADVTARVLEMAHYPGASLPLPVYQRAVHYLLQVQEPTGSWFGRWGVNYIYGTSGVLAALRGEPIAERACQRGRTWLLAHQNPDGGWGETCRSYQDPSLQGQGVSTVSQTAWGVLGLLAAGGTAEPAVERGIDYLLAQQQTDGSWSETLFTGTGFPQHFYLRYNLYYQHFPLMALGRYYQRVAQPLAIPLGVHPRSESVVLPVNLADG